A DNA window from Acropora palmata chromosome 12, jaAcrPala1.3, whole genome shotgun sequence contains the following coding sequences:
- the LOC141859667 gene encoding double-stranded RNA-binding protein Staufen homolog 2-like: MAQKTPVSLMNELAKANKLNPQYKVTEESGPAHQRTFTVKLTLGDVGTWEGKATSIRAAKHVAANLGLEKCGLCLPEVEKPKVRRVHVTPTVELNVLAMKLGKLTQYEEMAPKMVAQRYPLNMGYQGYRMQHQIPSFYHGGTPRSRSPYGMMHPYSGQDSHYHPYIQNGFQPRSVPPRIPRICCVKLKVGDQEFYGEGLDKQAARKNAALKAVMVMRELLLAAGEQKELDKPDDTEAVSQNEDESTVSQPEIPQKNAREVKSEISQVYEIASKRKLQVGFEDVSSSGPPHMKHFVVSATVGEFVTQGEGCKKKDAKQEAAKKMLEELKKLPELPAQDGNHKKAGRFVRRGPRIAKEKKENGDIDPTLNPVSILEQIFQRRREPPPAYELSEEKGSLQEREFTMKVTVGPHSAKGAGTTKKEAKKKAAEAMLQLIGFRSAEGQPTSAQVGKPVSIVKTESEQKVPFNDLLSSNQPSIILGRQLKPGLLPMVPELAKQTRSDMINSVVAPIAQVKQEPEEPLVSGGLNRAPGAPVKVAAPVPTPSAVQQLLHLAEIKGFHVQFNEYPKDERNFLSLVTISSIPAVKFHGSGATVEAAREQAASQALKHSIDHSTTMKSFEETQGVLLSPPTSDAIASDEGRENQINKE, encoded by the exons ATGGCTCAAAAAACACCAGTAAGCTTGATGAACGAACTTGCAAAAGCGAATAAATTAAACCCGCAATACAAAGTCACCGAGGAAAGCGGACCAGCTCACCAGAGGACCTTCACTGTTAAGCTGACATTGGGCGATGTGGGAACGTGGGAAGGCAAGGCAACAAGTATCAGAGCAGCAAAACACGTTGCAGCGAATCTAGGCTTAGAAAAGTGTGGCCTTTGTTTGCCAGAAGTTGAGAAACCTAAAGTTCGACGAGTTCATGTTACCCCAACTGTTGAACTTAACGTGCTGGCCATGAAGCTTGGTAAGCTGACTCAGTACGAGGAAATGGCACCTAAGATGGTTGCACAACGTTATCCTTTGAACATGGGCTATCAAGGCTATCGAATGCAACATCAAATTCCCAGTTTCTATCATGGAGGTACTCCGCGTTCTCGGTCCCCTTATGGAATGATGCACCCCTATTCTGGCCAAGACAGTCATTATCACCCCTACATCCAAAATGGCTTCCAGCCTCGTTCTGTGCCTCCACGTATACCGAGGATCTGCTGTGTCAAGCTGAAAGTCGGAGATCAGGAATTCTATGGAGAAGGACTTGACAAGCAAGCTGCTCGGAAGAATGCAGCGTTGAAAGCTGTGATGGTAATGAGAGAGTTGCTGCTTGCTGCTGGAGAACAGAAAGAGTTAGACAAGCCAGATGACACAGAAGCTGTATCCCAGAATGAAGATGAGAGCACAGTGTCCCAGCCTGAGATCCCACAGAAAAATGCCCGTGAAGTCAAGTCTGAGATTAGCCAAGTGTATGAGATCGCCTCAAAGCGCAAGCTTCAGGTGGGATTTGAAGATGTGAGTAGTAGTGGTCCTCCGCACATGAAGCACTTTGTGGTGAGTGCGACTGTGGGTGAATTTGTAACACAAGGTGAAGGTTGTAAGAAGAAGGATGCCAAACAGGAGGCTGCAAAGAAGATGCTTGAAGAACTAAAGAAACTGCCAGAGCTTCCTGCACAAGATGGAAACCACAAGAAAGCTGGTCGCTTTGTTCGCCGTGGACCACGTATtgcaaaggagaaaaaagagaatggAGATATTGATCCAACTTTGAATCCTGTTAGCATTCTCGAGCAGATTTTCCAGCGCAGACGTGAACCCCCTCCTGCATATGAACTCTCTGAAGAGAAAGGAAGCTTACAGGAAAGAGAATTTACTATGAAAGTCACAGTTGGACCACACTCCGCTAAAGGAGCAGGCACTACTAAGAAAGAAGCGAAAAAGAAAGCTGCAGAGGCCATGCTCCAGCTGATTGGTTTCCGTTCTGCGGAAGGACAGCCAACCAGTGCACAG GTGGGCAAACCTGTAAGCATTGTGAAAACTGAAAGTGAACAGAAAGTACCATTCAATGACCTGTTGTCAAGCAACCAGCCCTCAATTATACTTGGCCGACAACTTAAGCCAGGCTTGTTACCCATGGTTCCTGAACTAGCAAAGCAAACACGATCTGATATGATAAACTCAGTGGTTGCTCCTATTGCTCAAGTAAAACAAGAACCAGAG GAGCCTCTGGTATCAGGTGGTTTAAACAGAGCACCAGGAGCACCTGTTAAAGTAGCCGCACCAGTTCCCACACCATCAGCTGTCCAACAACTTTTGCATTTGGCTGAAATAAAGGGGTTTCATGTGCAATTCAATGAATATCCAAAGGAT GAACGTAATTTCCTGTCTCTTGTGACAATATCTTCCATCCCAGCTGTCAAATTCCATGGATCTGGAGCAACAGTTGAAGCAGCACGCGAGCAAGCTGCTTCTCAGGCACTGAAACATAGCATAGATCACTCCACTACAATGAAATCATTTGAGGAAACCCAAG gcGTGTTGTTGTCTCCACCAACAAGTGATGCCATTGCTAGCGATGAAGGAAGGGAAAACCAGATCAACAAAGAGTAA